A window of Ignicoccus hospitalis KIN4/I contains these coding sequences:
- a CDS encoding V-type ATP synthase subunit A, with amino-acid sequence MAVKGKVLRVRGPVVIAEDMQGVQMYEVVEVGKDGLVGEVTRITGDKAVIQVYEDTTGITPGEPVVGTGSPFSVELGPGLLSHIFDGILRPLESIHEVAKSPFIKRGIKVPSLDRSKKWEWRPNPELKPGDKVSGDDILGTVPETPLIEHKVMVPPNVVPVDKAATLKWLAPAGEYTIEDTIAVVEYEGKEIELKMYHRWPIRRPRPVKEKFEPVTPLITGVRVLDTLFPMAKGGTGAIPGPFGSGKTVTLRTLAAWSDAKVVIYVGCGERGNEMTDVLVNFPHYKDPWSGRPLMERTILVANTSNMPVAAREASIYVGVTLAEYYRDMGYDSLLIADSTSRWAEALRDIAGRMEEMPAEEGFPPYLASRLAEYYERAGRARIPGRPERVGSVTIASAVSPPGGDFSEPVTSHTRRFVRVFWALDASLAYARHYPAINWLVSYSLYVDTVAKWWHENISPKWKEYRDEMMSILLKEDELKEIVRLVGPESLSEPDKLIIETARIIKEAFLQQNAFDPIDAFCSPKKQFLMMKIIIDFYRKAKELVNAGVPVATIREAVKEEVAELIRSRFTVRNEELEKLEDLYARFMEKLSSLSP; translated from the coding sequence ATGGCAGTCAAGGGCAAGGTTCTTAGAGTACGTGGTCCGGTCGTCATCGCCGAGGACATGCAAGGGGTTCAAATGTACGAAGTGGTGGAAGTGGGCAAGGACGGGCTCGTGGGGGAGGTAACCAGAATAACGGGAGACAAGGCGGTCATACAAGTGTACGAGGACACCACAGGCATAACTCCCGGAGAGCCCGTAGTGGGTACGGGCTCGCCCTTCAGCGTCGAGCTGGGGCCGGGCCTCCTCAGCCACATCTTCGACGGCATACTTAGGCCTCTGGAGAGCATACACGAGGTCGCTAAGTCCCCGTTCATAAAGAGGGGCATCAAGGTACCCTCGCTCGACCGCTCCAAGAAGTGGGAGTGGCGCCCCAACCCGGAGCTCAAGCCCGGGGACAAGGTGAGCGGCGACGATATCTTAGGCACCGTCCCGGAGACGCCCTTGATCGAGCACAAGGTCATGGTGCCCCCCAACGTAGTGCCGGTGGACAAGGCGGCCACCCTCAAGTGGTTGGCCCCCGCCGGCGAGTACACCATAGAAGATACCATAGCTGTGGTCGAGTACGAGGGTAAGGAGATAGAGCTCAAGATGTACCACAGGTGGCCGATAAGGAGGCCTAGGCCGGTCAAGGAGAAGTTCGAGCCAGTGACCCCCTTGATAACCGGCGTCAGGGTGCTCGATACATTGTTCCCCATGGCCAAGGGCGGGACCGGCGCCATACCCGGCCCCTTCGGCTCCGGCAAAACGGTCACCTTGAGGACGCTAGCCGCTTGGAGCGACGCCAAGGTGGTCATTTACGTCGGCTGCGGCGAGAGGGGCAACGAGATGACGGACGTCTTGGTAAACTTCCCCCACTACAAGGACCCGTGGAGCGGCAGGCCGCTTATGGAGAGGACTATATTGGTTGCCAACACCTCTAACATGCCCGTAGCGGCGAGGGAAGCTTCCATCTACGTGGGCGTCACCTTGGCTGAGTACTACCGTGACATGGGCTATGACAGCCTCTTGATAGCCGACTCCACCTCCAGGTGGGCCGAGGCCCTCAGAGACATCGCCGGCAGAATGGAGGAGATGCCCGCGGAGGAGGGCTTCCCGCCCTACTTGGCCTCCAGGTTGGCGGAGTACTACGAGAGGGCCGGCAGGGCGAGGATCCCCGGCAGGCCGGAGAGGGTGGGGAGCGTCACGATAGCCTCGGCCGTCTCCCCGCCAGGAGGCGACTTCAGCGAGCCCGTCACCAGCCACACCAGGAGGTTCGTGAGGGTCTTCTGGGCGCTGGACGCGAGCTTGGCTTACGCGAGGCACTACCCGGCCATCAACTGGTTGGTGTCCTACAGCTTGTACGTAGACACCGTAGCTAAGTGGTGGCACGAGAACATAAGCCCCAAGTGGAAGGAGTACAGAGACGAAATGATGAGCATACTCCTCAAGGAGGACGAACTAAAGGAGATAGTGAGGCTCGTAGGGCCGGAGAGCCTCAGCGAGCCCGACAAGCTGATAATAGAGACGGCTAGGATCATAAAGGAGGCCTTCCTCCAGCAGAACGCCTTCGACCCCATAGACGCGTTCTGCTCTCCGAAGAAGCAGTTCCTCATGATGAAGATAATCATAGACTTCTACAGGAAGGCTAAAGAGCTGGTGAACGCCGGGGTACCCGTCGCCACAATAAGGGAGGCGGTAAAGGAGGAGGTCGCAGAGCTCATAAGGAGCAGGTTTACTGTGAGGAACGAGGAGCTGGAGAAGCTAGAGGACTTGTACGCCAGGTTCATGGAGAAGCTCTCCTCCTTGAGTCCCTAA
- a CDS encoding DUF167 domain-containing protein, with product MKPNSPKSEVVGEEDGCLVVRVAAPPEGGKANRELLKLLKKYFKAKKVEIVKGHTSRMKVVRVET from the coding sequence GTGAAGCCGAACTCTCCCAAGAGCGAAGTGGTGGGTGAGGAGGACGGCTGCTTGGTCGTGCGCGTCGCCGCTCCCCCGGAGGGAGGGAAGGCCAATAGGGAACTATTGAAACTTTTGAAGAAGTATTTCAAAGCGAAGAAAGTAGAGATAGTTAAGGGTCATACGTCCAGAATGAAGGTAGTGAGAGTTGAAACTTGA
- a CDS encoding DHHA1 domain-containing protein, whose product MICKLCRPKRPAKRKKVVVVHHNDFDGIMGAVALFRLHSSDDFVSISTSRRKVLKNLKKAIRQKPDLLYVVDIGPNDHELEELEGLLRGRTFKLVWMDHHKWSQRALEKIKELADELVYDRSTCGAGLAARYAKERGARLCDCCEELVELSCDIDLWIRKDPRSEKMSIALGNRRWRRFLIDKLWKCVGWDADWEEAYEEALREMEESLQKYLKKAVEGEVDGISYVMVPIKLKDVAHVSFMAEEIRKKRTYDVIAFVSDVGSLHMRRGTERVDLSELAKEFSGGGHPAAAGGNLNYSFIEKIMHKLFLRVNAKKFESGLRAYLEKSNADKGMREAELSQERSGG is encoded by the coding sequence GTGATTTGTAAGCTCTGCAGGCCCAAGAGGCCGGCGAAGAGGAAGAAAGTCGTTGTGGTCCACCACAACGACTTCGACGGCATTATGGGCGCGGTGGCCCTCTTTAGGCTTCACAGCTCAGACGACTTCGTCTCGATAAGCACCTCGAGGAGGAAGGTATTAAAAAACTTGAAGAAGGCTATAAGACAAAAGCCGGACTTGCTCTACGTAGTCGACATAGGGCCCAACGACCACGAGCTGGAGGAGCTGGAGGGCCTTCTGAGGGGTAGGACGTTCAAGCTCGTTTGGATGGACCACCACAAGTGGAGCCAGAGGGCCTTAGAGAAAATCAAGGAACTGGCGGACGAGCTGGTTTACGACAGGTCTACGTGCGGAGCGGGGCTTGCGGCGAGGTACGCAAAGGAAAGGGGCGCGAGGCTCTGTGACTGTTGTGAAGAGTTAGTCGAACTGAGCTGCGATATAGACCTATGGATTAGAAAAGATCCCAGGAGCGAGAAGATGAGCATAGCCCTTGGAAACAGAAGGTGGAGAAGGTTCTTGATCGACAAGCTGTGGAAGTGCGTCGGCTGGGACGCCGACTGGGAGGAGGCCTACGAAGAGGCCCTCAGGGAGATGGAGGAGAGCTTGCAAAAATACTTGAAAAAGGCCGTAGAAGGGGAGGTCGACGGGATAAGCTACGTAATGGTCCCCATCAAACTGAAGGACGTCGCCCACGTATCGTTTATGGCCGAAGAAATAAGGAAGAAGAGGACCTACGACGTCATAGCCTTCGTCAGTGACGTCGGCAGTCTACACATGAGGAGGGGGACCGAAAGGGTCGACTTGAGCGAGCTGGCCAAGGAGTTCTCCGGCGGGGGTCATCCGGCGGCCGCCGGGGGGAACTTGAACTACAGCTTCATAGAAAAGATAATGCATAAGCTGTTCCTAAGAGTTAACGCAAAGAAATTCGAGTCCGGCCTGAGGGCGTACTTGGAGAAGTCGAATGCTGATAAAGGTATGCGTGAAGCCGAACTCTCCCAAGAGCGAAGTGGTGGGTGA
- a CDS encoding class I SAM-dependent methyltransferase, whose product MKVNFVPKRLPVVTGEWLKRLLPGGRVDEWGAVLDVQSSEGAIIINGLRVPTDELEYVIKRMGNTLHAVTPEGLLPLVVRSRHFYKLRGLEEPGPPTLEIDGVHMHRIAGTDPWKDALSKVRNARVRSGHKVLDTCMGLGYTAIASLRRGATVVTVEKDPNVIQLAEWNPWSWELVKAEIYNDDVSTFIKRVEDETFDRIIHDPPVITMAGELYSREFYEELYRVLKRGGVLFHYTGSPKRRSGVDLARGVMERLREAGFEEVRRAPDALGVVARKSR is encoded by the coding sequence GTGAAGGTAAATTTTGTCCCTAAGAGGCTCCCGGTAGTTACGGGCGAGTGGTTAAAGAGGCTTCTCCCCGGAGGTAGGGTGGACGAGTGGGGAGCGGTCTTAGATGTTCAAAGCTCCGAGGGAGCGATAATAATAAATGGGCTGAGGGTTCCGACCGACGAGTTGGAGTACGTAATCAAACGCATGGGCAACACCCTCCACGCCGTGACCCCGGAGGGACTCTTGCCCTTAGTCGTGCGCTCGCGCCACTTCTACAAGCTGAGGGGTCTGGAGGAGCCCGGCCCTCCCACCCTTGAGATAGACGGAGTCCACATGCACAGGATAGCCGGCACCGACCCTTGGAAGGACGCCTTGTCCAAGGTGAGGAACGCGAGGGTGAGGAGCGGTCACAAGGTATTGGATACTTGCATGGGCTTGGGCTATACTGCAATAGCAAGCTTGAGAAGGGGAGCGACGGTAGTGACGGTGGAGAAGGACCCTAACGTGATTCAACTGGCAGAGTGGAACCCTTGGTCTTGGGAGCTCGTTAAGGCAGAGATATACAACGACGACGTATCTACATTCATAAAGAGGGTGGAGGACGAGACGTTCGACAGGATAATCCACGACCCGCCGGTTATCACAATGGCTGGGGAGCTGTATTCGAGGGAGTTTTACGAAGAGCTGTACAGGGTGCTGAAGCGCGGGGGAGTGCTCTTCCACTACACCGGCTCCCCAAAGAGGCGGAGCGGGGTGGACTTGGCCAGGGGAGTTATGGAGAGGTTGAGGGAAGCCGGTTTTGAGGAGGTTAGGAGGGCCCCGGACGCCTTGGGGGTGGTCGCGCGAAAAAGCCGATGA
- a CDS encoding VIT1/CCC1 transporter family protein, producing the protein MNKEAVAEAGCKAEKAAWIVYSELAKMEKDERTRKLLSELAEDERRHYEFWRSVLGRECEVKVNKFLLKVMRRLFGPLFILKKMESGEEVSAEFYKNLLESEEFAKEKEEIKKILEDELKHEKKLVEMVEDARAKYVGYVALGLADSVVEITGVHAGFLGATDNPVVAGMAGLIVGFSASLSMGSAAYVQAKHDPSVRPPVSAAVTMISYLLSVILLALPYFLIGSVAIAFGTSLLLAMLIMGLFIYYSATIQEKDFKREYLETVSLLLATAIGSYVFGKVLETILNVKVVE; encoded by the coding sequence GTGAACAAGGAAGCGGTGGCGGAGGCTGGGTGTAAGGCGGAGAAGGCGGCGTGGATAGTATATTCAGAGCTCGCGAAAATGGAGAAGGACGAAAGGACTAGGAAGTTATTGAGCGAACTGGCGGAGGACGAGAGGAGGCACTACGAGTTCTGGAGGTCCGTTTTGGGGAGGGAGTGCGAAGTCAAGGTTAACAAATTCCTACTGAAGGTAATGAGAAGGCTGTTCGGCCCTCTCTTCATCTTAAAGAAGATGGAAAGCGGCGAGGAGGTGTCTGCGGAGTTCTACAAGAACTTACTGGAGTCGGAAGAATTTGCAAAAGAGAAGGAGGAGATAAAGAAGATACTGGAAGACGAGCTAAAACACGAGAAGAAGTTAGTGGAGATGGTTGAGGACGCACGAGCCAAGTACGTGGGGTACGTGGCCCTAGGCCTCGCAGACTCCGTCGTAGAGATAACCGGTGTCCACGCGGGCTTCTTGGGAGCTACGGACAACCCAGTAGTGGCCGGAATGGCCGGCCTGATAGTCGGCTTCTCGGCCTCGCTCTCGATGGGCAGCGCGGCCTACGTGCAAGCTAAGCACGACCCGTCGGTAAGGCCTCCGGTCAGCGCGGCCGTCACTATGATAAGCTACTTATTGTCTGTGATTCTACTAGCTCTCCCGTACTTCTTAATAGGCAGCGTCGCGATAGCCTTCGGTACGTCGCTGCTATTGGCAATGTTAATAATGGGGCTGTTCATCTATTATAGCGCTACAATACAAGAGAAGGACTTCAAGAGGGAGTACTTAGAGACGGTGAGCCTACTGCTGGCTACAGCTATAGGCAGCTATGTGTTCGGCAAAGTCCTCGAAACTATACTAAACGTTAAGGTAGTGGAGTAG
- a CDS encoding tRNA-binding domain-containing protein yields MPGHDDPRYLLAWWGLEKVERVVRNPGRPIDKGRANELLREAWSELKRLRWSGLPAEMASQSAPGLSKLASELKEVLGLGSEEKDELRARASWALGYLQALPTLLKLGEEVSPGRAVLVFSGRVLTVKDHPNADKLKVTRTGLGKVAITVVTNISEVKEGEVRAVALLPPAELRGVVSWGMFCSGPLDLEEGKPYPPYDEGAVGAQVEALLKEATRIKK; encoded by the coding sequence TTGCCGGGGCACGACGACCCTAGGTACTTGCTGGCTTGGTGGGGGCTGGAGAAGGTGGAGAGGGTGGTAAGGAACCCGGGGAGGCCCATAGACAAGGGGAGGGCCAACGAGCTCTTGCGCGAGGCGTGGAGCGAGCTCAAGCGCTTGCGTTGGAGCGGCCTCCCGGCGGAAATGGCCTCCCAGAGCGCCCCCGGTCTCTCCAAGCTGGCGTCGGAGCTTAAGGAGGTTTTGGGCTTGGGGAGCGAGGAGAAGGACGAGCTGAGGGCGAGGGCCTCTTGGGCCTTGGGCTACCTCCAAGCGCTACCGACCCTCCTCAAGCTCGGGGAGGAGGTGAGCCCGGGCAGGGCGGTCTTGGTCTTCTCCGGGCGAGTGTTGACGGTGAAGGACCACCCCAACGCGGACAAGTTGAAGGTGACTAGGACCGGTTTGGGGAAGGTAGCTATCACCGTCGTAACCAACATAAGTGAAGTGAAGGAGGGGGAGGTGAGGGCAGTTGCGCTGCTCCCCCCAGCTGAGCTGAGGGGGGTGGTGAGCTGGGGGATGTTCTGCTCCGGGCCCTTGGACTTGGAGGAGGGCAAGCCCTACCCCCCTTACGACGAGGGAGCAGTAGGCGCCCAAGTGGAGGCGCTCTTGAAGGAGGCGACGAGGATCAAGAAGTGA
- a CDS encoding CBS domain-containing protein, which produces MPERVKEVKVKEEKKAVLLPEEVPEELTLGKALQVREAARAPAVVVYNKHELLVNLKPLVRKTDEEVIPVLRDPYTKRTDGFLTQFELMVPTSHRSRFSVLDFMHEFPMFKPDDDLLRVVRELEDKRVRGAPVVDEEGKLLGVVDYFDLLRLLKHHLPGEPELKVKDVMRTGEEYAIDWNEKVNKAWHKLINKFLPGLVVVAKDEENKVKGIITYKEFVKTNRWFIHREGEHMSVPMAKVKTIMMRGVPSLSPEDSVTVALDKFLVFREPVIPVVDEEGRYVGALFVEDLVRALARLPRKAVEKSETVEVREKEAS; this is translated from the coding sequence TTGCCTGAGAGGGTCAAAGAGGTAAAAGTTAAGGAAGAGAAGAAAGCGGTCCTCTTGCCAGAGGAGGTCCCCGAGGAACTCACTCTGGGCAAGGCCTTGCAAGTGCGAGAGGCGGCCAGGGCCCCGGCGGTGGTCGTTTATAACAAGCATGAGCTCTTGGTAAACTTGAAACCCTTGGTGAGGAAGACAGACGAGGAAGTCATTCCGGTGTTAAGGGACCCCTACACCAAGAGGACCGACGGCTTCCTAACTCAGTTCGAGCTGATGGTCCCTACTTCCCACCGTTCCCGCTTCAGCGTCCTCGACTTCATGCACGAGTTCCCCATGTTTAAGCCGGACGACGACTTGTTGCGCGTCGTGAGGGAGTTGGAGGACAAGAGGGTCAGAGGGGCTCCGGTGGTGGACGAGGAGGGCAAGCTGCTCGGGGTTGTGGACTACTTCGACTTGCTGCGCTTGCTAAAGCACCACTTGCCCGGCGAGCCCGAGCTTAAGGTAAAGGACGTAATGAGGACCGGCGAGGAGTACGCGATAGACTGGAACGAAAAGGTGAACAAGGCTTGGCACAAATTGATAAACAAGTTCTTGCCGGGCTTGGTAGTGGTCGCAAAGGACGAGGAGAACAAGGTCAAGGGAATAATAACCTATAAGGAGTTCGTGAAGACCAACAGGTGGTTCATACATAGGGAGGGCGAACACATGAGCGTTCCAATGGCTAAGGTAAAAACCATAATGATGAGGGGGGTTCCCTCCCTCAGTCCAGAAGACAGCGTAACCGTTGCCTTGGACAAGTTCTTAGTGTTCAGAGAGCCAGTGATCCCTGTGGTGGACGAAGAGGGGAGGTACGTCGGGGCCCTCTTCGTGGAGGACTTGGTGAGGGCTCTGGCGAGGCTGCCTAGGAAGGCCGTCGAGAAGAGCGAGACCGTCGAGGTGCGCGAGAAGGAAGCCTCTTAG
- a CDS encoding carbon starvation protein A, translating into MITTTLLVVIALIIYAVTYQLYGRRILERKVVKASPEREVPARKFLDNVDYVPTNKYVLMGHHFASIAGAGPIVGPAMAMGWGWLMPILWIWFGNVFVGAVHDYLSLMASVRYDGRSIQWISGRLISKSMSRAFSVFIYFALLLVIAAFGAVIGHLFVKIPMVATASMTQIALAVLLGYLMYQKSLKPVQSAAVAVVLILISILIAENFPIKLSYNDWVAVLLVYTIIAASLPVWVLLQPRDFMNSLLLYFGLALGVVGLIALFGELKVPAYTSFDAPVLGVNSPFWPLVPLVIACGALSGFHSLVASGTTSKQLDNELSGLLVGYGSMFAEGLLSTLVVASIAAMLPLMLLNPQAYGLKLSLSPDVIQKALADPVEFGKNYPAIMKAFGGPAGIFSKSFGAAVGTALHLPVTTLSLFAGLWITSFALTTLDTTVRLARFTWSELVEELKVGKKVLSNAWVSSLVAAVLGFSLALSGAYLVLWPAFSGVNQMLASIAMMTVAAWVIKDLKAPKRYQLTVLAPAAFLWITVTLALILYVAYIAPATIAAKGSVTLAAVEAITIIELIFNFYLLKEFLNMMRKEGAKQVVEVKTSV; encoded by the coding sequence ATGATAACGACGACCCTGCTGGTCGTAATAGCTTTGATTATATACGCGGTTACCTACCAGCTCTACGGTAGGAGAATCCTCGAGAGGAAGGTGGTGAAGGCGAGCCCCGAGAGGGAGGTGCCGGCTAGAAAGTTCTTAGATAACGTGGACTACGTCCCGACCAACAAGTACGTCCTAATGGGCCACCACTTCGCCTCCATAGCTGGCGCCGGCCCGATAGTAGGCCCGGCAATGGCCATGGGATGGGGCTGGCTAATGCCGATACTGTGGATATGGTTCGGCAACGTGTTCGTGGGCGCGGTTCACGACTACTTGTCGCTCATGGCCAGCGTGCGCTACGACGGTAGGAGCATCCAGTGGATCTCCGGGAGGCTGATAAGTAAGAGCATGAGCAGAGCGTTCTCGGTATTCATTTACTTCGCGCTGCTGTTAGTGATAGCGGCGTTCGGCGCCGTAATAGGACACTTGTTCGTCAAAATACCCATGGTTGCCACGGCCTCTATGACGCAAATAGCGCTGGCCGTCTTGTTGGGATACTTAATGTATCAGAAGTCCCTTAAGCCCGTCCAGTCCGCAGCGGTTGCAGTAGTCCTAATACTCATTAGCATCCTAATAGCGGAGAACTTCCCAATAAAGCTGAGCTACAACGACTGGGTAGCGGTGCTGTTGGTGTACACCATAATAGCGGCCAGCCTGCCCGTGTGGGTTTTGCTGCAACCTAGAGACTTCATGAACTCCTTGTTACTCTACTTCGGCTTGGCGTTGGGAGTTGTAGGCTTGATAGCGTTGTTCGGCGAGCTCAAGGTACCTGCCTACACCAGCTTCGACGCCCCGGTGCTCGGCGTAAACTCGCCGTTCTGGCCGTTGGTGCCCCTAGTCATAGCTTGTGGCGCCCTCAGCGGCTTCCACAGCTTGGTGGCCAGCGGGACCACTTCCAAGCAGTTGGACAACGAGCTCAGCGGCTTGCTGGTGGGCTACGGCTCTATGTTCGCGGAGGGCTTGCTCTCCACTCTGGTAGTGGCCTCCATCGCCGCCATGTTGCCCTTGATGCTCCTCAACCCGCAAGCGTACGGGCTTAAGCTGAGCCTCTCCCCGGACGTGATACAAAAGGCCTTGGCCGACCCCGTGGAGTTCGGCAAGAACTACCCGGCGATAATGAAGGCGTTCGGAGGGCCGGCCGGGATATTCTCCAAGAGCTTCGGGGCGGCCGTAGGTACCGCGCTTCACCTACCGGTAACGACGCTCTCGCTCTTCGCCGGCCTCTGGATAACCTCCTTCGCGCTGACGACCCTCGACACCACCGTGAGGCTCGCGAGGTTCACTTGGAGCGAGCTAGTAGAGGAACTGAAGGTAGGGAAGAAGGTCCTTTCGAACGCTTGGGTGAGCTCGCTGGTGGCCGCGGTCCTAGGGTTCAGCTTGGCCCTGAGCGGCGCTTACCTAGTGCTCTGGCCGGCGTTCAGCGGAGTTAACCAGATGTTGGCTTCCATAGCTATGATGACAGTAGCCGCGTGGGTCATAAAGGACTTAAAGGCTCCTAAGCGCTACCAGCTCACCGTGCTCGCCCCGGCAGCCTTCTTATGGATCACCGTTACCCTAGCGCTAATACTGTACGTGGCCTACATAGCGCCGGCCACCATAGCGGCTAAGGGCAGCGTGACGCTCGCAGCAGTAGAAGCTATAACAATAATAGAACTAATATTCAACTTCTACTTGCTAAAGGAGTTCCTAAACATGATGAGGAAAGAGGGCGCCAAACAAGTCGTGGAAGTCAAGACCTCTGTGTAA
- a CDS encoding ArsA family ATPase has product MVKKVFHFMGKGGVGKTTSAATQASLLSERGKTLIVSLDPAHNLGDVLGAKVGEEPEEVAPNLYAAEPNVDRIISSFVKRVVEELQDHYKYLKVYNLDNVLRVLEYTPGVEEQALLEALAKFMNLEVFDYLVIDHAPTGLSVRVLLLPEIMEGWLERLIELRKQIIKRRKILGDDEEDQVLNILLEELEKNKKLKELLKDPERSSVIVVLNPEEMPFLEAKRIKDTLADFGIPLCGVVVNKIVSERHEDSIVRSIMEEQKRWLSRINEEFKDYKIIRVPYLVPPPKGLETLKKVGREVWGGALCCS; this is encoded by the coding sequence GTGGTAAAGAAGGTGTTCCACTTTATGGGCAAGGGGGGCGTCGGGAAGACTACCTCCGCGGCGACCCAAGCGTCACTCTTAAGCGAGAGGGGGAAGACCTTGATAGTTTCCTTAGACCCGGCCCACAACTTGGGCGACGTGTTGGGCGCGAAGGTGGGGGAAGAGCCCGAAGAGGTGGCCCCCAACCTGTACGCCGCGGAGCCGAACGTAGACAGAATAATTTCATCGTTCGTGAAGAGGGTCGTCGAGGAATTGCAAGACCACTACAAGTACCTAAAGGTATACAACCTAGATAATGTCTTGAGGGTGTTGGAGTACACCCCAGGCGTCGAGGAGCAAGCCCTATTAGAAGCGCTCGCTAAGTTCATGAACTTAGAGGTCTTCGACTACTTAGTAATAGACCACGCGCCCACGGGCCTCTCGGTCAGAGTGCTCTTATTGCCGGAAATAATGGAAGGGTGGTTAGAGAGGCTAATAGAGCTCCGGAAGCAGATAATCAAGAGGAGAAAGATCTTAGGTGACGACGAAGAAGATCAAGTACTAAACATACTGTTGGAGGAGTTGGAGAAGAATAAGAAATTGAAAGAGCTCTTGAAGGACCCAGAGAGAAGTTCGGTCATAGTGGTCCTAAACCCCGAGGAGATGCCATTCTTGGAGGCGAAGAGGATAAAGGACACCTTGGCCGATTTCGGAATACCCCTCTGCGGCGTGGTGGTCAACAAAATAGTGTCCGAGCGTCACGAGGACAGCATAGTGAGGTCTATTATGGAGGAACAGAAGAGGTGGCTATCAAGGATTAACGAGGAGTTCAAAGATTATAAAATAATAAGGGTACCGTACTTGGTACCCCCGCCCAAGGGGCTGGAGACCTTGAAGAAGGTAGGACGCGAGGTGTGGGGAGGCGCGCTTTGCTGTTCATGA
- a CDS encoding SAM-dependent methyltransferase: MHVARKMLELAGVGPDDVVYDLGSGDGRIPILAVEEFGAKKAVGVEIRNDLVQIAREEVSKRGLEGRVEIVRGDVLEVPVHEATVVTMFLLPDLMEMLRRKLERELKPGARVVSHEYPMAKWRPKKVVRIEDEHMFHTLILYVAGESF; encoded by the coding sequence ATGCACGTAGCTCGGAAGATGCTCGAACTCGCGGGGGTGGGCCCGGACGACGTGGTTTACGACCTGGGAAGCGGGGACGGCAGGATACCGATCTTAGCGGTGGAAGAGTTCGGAGCCAAGAAGGCTGTAGGCGTTGAAATAAGGAACGACTTGGTCCAGATAGCTAGGGAGGAGGTCTCCAAGAGGGGGCTCGAGGGGAGGGTAGAAATAGTTCGCGGCGACGTCTTAGAAGTGCCGGTCCACGAGGCCACCGTAGTAACCATGTTCTTGCTCCCGGACTTGATGGAAATGCTCCGAAGGAAGTTAGAGAGGGAGCTCAAGCCCGGGGCGAGGGTAGTGAGCCACGAGTACCCCATGGCCAAGTGGAGGCCCAAGAAGGTCGTCAGAATCGAGGACGAACACATGTTCCACACCCTCATACTTTACGTCGCCGGCGAGAGCTTCTGA
- a CDS encoding methyltransferase family protein, with amino-acid sequence MGEDKGRKEFAWKGAFWALLFFAFPLFGKLLDVYCTLKLVGGEVIGIPLLLTSLLVSAAAGRALRARGHSGERPFLTPPDVLVKDGIFSCMRHPNQFSMSLIPLSVALIANSPCGLLLSGWAAALGLAFILRVEEPLVHKTFCPEYCDYASSVPAISLNPKCLKEAVRELRSSRRRRKV; translated from the coding sequence TTGGGGGAAGATAAGGGGAGGAAGGAGTTCGCGTGGAAGGGGGCCTTCTGGGCCCTACTCTTCTTCGCCTTCCCCTTGTTCGGGAAGCTCTTGGACGTCTACTGCACCCTCAAGCTGGTCGGGGGCGAGGTTATTGGAATTCCCTTGCTGCTGACCTCGTTGCTCGTCTCTGCGGCCGCGGGCAGGGCGCTGAGGGCCAGAGGACACAGCGGCGAGAGGCCCTTCCTCACCCCTCCAGACGTCTTGGTCAAGGACGGCATATTCTCATGTATGAGACACCCCAACCAGTTCTCGATGAGCCTAATTCCGCTCTCGGTCGCGTTGATAGCGAACTCTCCGTGTGGCTTGCTGCTCTCCGGCTGGGCGGCCGCCCTGGGGTTGGCCTTTATCTTGAGGGTCGAAGAACCCTTAGTGCATAAGACCTTTTGTCCGGAGTACTGCGACTACGCCTCGTCGGTCCCGGCGATTAGCCTCAACCCCAAGTGCCTTAAGGAGGCAGTTAGGGAGCTCAGAAGCTCTCGCCGGCGACGTAAAGTATGA